Proteins from a genomic interval of Microbacterium esteraromaticum:
- the rpsH gene encoding 30S ribosomal protein S8, producing the protein MTMTDPVADMLTRLRNANSAHHDSVTMPSSKLKTNIAEILQQEGYISGFEVTDARVGSNLTLSLKYGPNRERSIAGIKRVSKPGLRVYAKSTELPSVLGGLGVAILSTSSGLLTDRQAEQKGVGGEVLAYVW; encoded by the coding sequence ATGACGATGACAGACCCGGTCGCAGACATGCTGACCCGTCTGCGCAACGCGAACTCGGCGCACCACGACTCCGTGACCATGCCGTCGAGCAAGCTCAAGACGAACATCGCCGAGATCCTCCAGCAGGAGGGCTACATCTCTGGCTTCGAGGTCACCGACGCGCGCGTCGGCAGCAACCTCACCCTGTCGCTCAAGTACGGCCCCAACCGTGAGCGCTCCATCGCCGGCATCAAGCGCGTGTCGAAGCCCGGTCTGCGCGTCTACGCGAAGTCGACCGAACTGCCTTCGGTCCTCGGCGGCCTGGGCGTTGCCATCCTGTCCACCTCCTCCGGTCTTCTCACCGACCGTCAGGCTGAGCAGAAGGGCGTGGGCGGAGAAGTTCTCGCCTACGTGTGGTGA